The following are encoded in a window of Leptospira selangorensis genomic DNA:
- the lpxB gene encoding lipid-A-disaccharide synthase, translated as MATSRKLTLPKKSSLKPKKAGDKIRTENLSVPSSPVFMILAGEHSGDLLGAEVLKELKKHDPDLTFFGIGGPRMLEEGFDSIEDMEELSVIGFTAVLFKYKFLKALMDRLVEEAVARSCTHAILVDYPGFNLRLAARLKELGIKVIFYVSPQLWAWNFGRIYKIKETIDLMLVLFPFEKKIYDDYGVRSVFVGHPIAQRIKEKIRKEAPIPVDEKQLAHLQTITLMPGSRSGEIHRMLDTLLQSAALIHQEAEAEKKHVRFLIPNINLKEEEFIQTKIKATEESHPGIKIEYLFDRSLRCIEASDIVLVTSGTATLEVVYFEKPMVILYKVSLLSYFISALLIRTPFIGLVNILSGRETVKELIQAECTPEETVRETMAILKNKKYRNQMIEEIRSVKESLGEEHSSKNASRAILQFLKEKPTTTL; from the coding sequence GTGGCAACGTCTCGAAAATTAACTCTACCCAAAAAAAGCTCCCTAAAGCCTAAGAAGGCCGGAGACAAAATTAGGACGGAAAATCTTTCCGTACCTTCTTCTCCCGTATTTATGATATTAGCCGGAGAACATTCCGGAGATCTACTAGGCGCAGAAGTATTAAAGGAACTTAAAAAGCATGATCCAGACCTTACATTTTTCGGGATAGGCGGCCCAAGAATGTTAGAAGAAGGTTTCGATTCCATAGAAGATATGGAAGAACTTTCCGTAATCGGTTTCACTGCAGTACTATTCAAATACAAATTCCTAAAAGCCCTTATGGATCGATTGGTAGAAGAAGCCGTGGCGCGATCTTGCACACATGCAATCCTAGTCGATTATCCCGGTTTTAATCTTAGACTAGCAGCCAGGCTCAAAGAATTAGGGATCAAAGTGATCTTCTATGTTTCTCCTCAACTTTGGGCTTGGAATTTCGGAAGAATTTATAAGATCAAAGAAACTATAGATCTGATGTTAGTATTGTTTCCATTCGAAAAGAAGATATACGACGATTACGGAGTCCGTTCCGTATTTGTAGGACATCCGATCGCTCAAAGGATTAAGGAGAAGATCCGAAAAGAAGCTCCCATTCCGGTAGATGAAAAACAATTAGCTCATCTGCAAACGATTACTCTTATGCCAGGGTCTCGCTCGGGAGAGATCCACAGAATGTTGGATACATTACTCCAATCCGCAGCACTTATCCACCAGGAAGCGGAGGCAGAAAAAAAACATGTCCGCTTCTTAATTCCGAACATCAACCTAAAAGAAGAAGAGTTCATCCAAACTAAAATTAAGGCAACGGAAGAATCTCATCCTGGTATCAAGATCGAATATTTATTCGATCGTTCTTTGAGATGTATAGAAGCTTCTGATATTGTTTTAGTAACTTCCGGAACTGCTACTTTAGAAGTTGTATATTTCGAAAAACCGATGGTGATCTTATACAAGGTCAGCTTACTCAGCTATTTTATTTCAGCACTTCTGATCCGTACACCATTCATCGGACTCGTCAATATCCTGAGTGGAAGAGAAACAGTGAAGGAACTCATTCAGGCAGAATGTACTCCGGAAGAAACAGTGAGAGAAACAATGGCCATCCTGAAAAACAAAAAGTACAGGAATCAGATGATAGAAGAGATCCGGTCAGTGAAAGAATCTTTAGGCGAAGAACATAGTTCTAAAAACGCGAGTAGAGCTATTCTTCAATTCTTGAAAGAGAAACCAACAACTACTCTTTAA